A genomic stretch from Candidatus Brocadiaceae bacterium includes:
- a CDS encoding OprO/OprP family phosphate-selective porin, with protein sequence MVVGVSLMCRLEEIEKEVVSAAKKETKQAIEESRFVTKEETEQVVRDYFSTEEARNFMGVGMPDVTVKYTPDHKKSALSIATTDGRYSLNIGGRLQMRYTFKDQDSDFGEEDKQDIDVRRARLNFGGNIYSKNVHYLVEIDGDQLDVGLRDFYVSWTLTNELNTKIGYFKVPFNRQRLSSSSALILQDRSIASEFFDQDREYGVDVYGNPFEGKMEYHVAMFQGAGEDPKEFDEGKDNLDNELMYVLNMRYNPFGKYDYYDESYLSYSEKVKATIGVSVTFNAKKKDEKQEEFNNIAGVLAGLPPYKLSYQIMA encoded by the coding sequence GTGGTAGTTGGTGTATCTCTGATGTGTCGCTTAGAGGAAATAGAAAAGGAAGTTGTCTCTGCAGCAAAAAAAGAGACAAAACAGGCTATCGAAGAATCAAGATTTGTTACGAAGGAAGAGACGGAACAGGTCGTTCGGGACTACTTTTCGACGGAAGAGGCGAGGAACTTCATGGGGGTTGGTATGCCTGACGTTACCGTTAAATACACCCCTGATCATAAAAAATCAGCCTTGAGCATTGCGACTACTGACGGCAGATATTCTTTAAACATTGGCGGAAGGTTGCAAATGCGGTATACCTTTAAAGACCAGGACTCTGATTTTGGAGAAGAAGATAAACAGGATATTGACGTCCGCCGCGCAAGGCTTAATTTCGGAGGGAATATCTACAGCAAGAACGTGCATTATCTTGTAGAAATTGATGGTGACCAGCTTGATGTTGGGCTCAGGGATTTTTATGTATCCTGGACACTAACCAATGAATTGAATACTAAAATTGGTTACTTCAAGGTGCCGTTTAACAGGCAGAGGTTAAGCTCCTCCTCAGCGCTCATATTACAGGACAGATCTATTGCCAGTGAGTTCTTTGATCAGGATCGTGAATATGGCGTGGATGTGTATGGAAATCCGTTTGAAGGGAAAATGGAGTACCATGTTGCGATGTTTCAGGGGGCGGGTGAAGACCCAAAAGAATTTGATGAAGGAAAGGACAACCTTGATAACGAACTTATGTATGTCCTGAACATGCGATATAATCCTTTTGGGAAGTATGACTATTATGACGAATCATACCTTTCGTATTCAGAAAAGGTAAAGGCAACCATCGGGGTCTCGGTAACCTTTAACGCAAAGAAAAAGGATGAAAAGCAGGAAGAATTTAATAATATTGCGGGCGTTTTAGCGGGTCTTCCCCCGTACAAATTATCGTATCAAATTATGGCATAA
- a CDS encoding transposase — protein sequence MYGDVSTLKKHGNTYTRYLLRESYREGKKVKHRTIANLSNYTTEEIGAIRLALRHKNDLSRLASIKETVSTHQGLSVGAVWAIHEIARELGIVDALGSTRMPVRCTQTGQGKLALWQVIARVIDNELAAFGYNRDGKRGKRVIVIGLLCDKHGTLLSIEVFEGNTQDPKTFANQIKKVADRFGSGEVTLVGDRGMIKNRQIEDMHEYGFNYITAITKPQIRSLIQQGIFQLGLFDQKLSEVIGDDGVSYH from the coding sequence ATGTATGGTGATGTCTCAACCCTGAAGAAACACGGTAATACCTACACACGCTATCTCCTGCGAGAGTCTTATCGAGAGGGCAAGAAGGTAAAACACCGCACGATCGCCAACCTGAGCAATTACACCACGGAGGAGATAGGGGCAATTCGCTTGGCCTTGCGACACAAGAACGACCTTTCCCGGCTTGCCTCAATAAAAGAGACCGTATCCACCCATCAGGGATTATCGGTAGGGGCGGTATGGGCTATTCATGAGATTGCCCGTGAACTCGGAATAGTTGATGCATTAGGTTCAACCCGCATGCCTGTGCGGTGCACGCAGACAGGTCAGGGGAAATTGGCACTGTGGCAAGTAATCGCACGGGTAATTGATAATGAATTAGCAGCATTTGGATACAACCGTGACGGCAAGAGAGGAAAACGTGTTATTGTTATCGGGCTCTTGTGCGACAAGCATGGCACCCTGTTATCGATAGAGGTTTTTGAGGGCAATACACAAGACCCGAAGACCTTTGCCAACCAGATCAAGAAGGTGGCAGATCGCTTTGGCAGTGGCGAGGTAACCTTGGTAGGTGACCGGGGCATGATAAAGAACCGACAAATAGAAGACATGCACGAGTATGGATTCAATTATATTACGGCGATTACTAAGCCGCAGATCAGGAGTCTGATCCAGCAAGGGATATTCCAGCTGGGTTTGTTTGACCAAAAACTCTCAGAAGTCATTGGTGATGATGGCGTATCGTATCATTAA
- a CDS encoding putative toxin-antitoxin system toxin component, PIN family → MTQKIVLIDTNVWVSAFINRKGYPARVMGKFLNQEFDIVIPTPLLKELQDVLGRPRIKNLAKVTDDEIDIFVEILAGTGLIRLVGEFRRKSQRETL, encoded by the coding sequence ATGACTCAAAAAATAGTACTCATTGATACCAATGTATGGGTTTCTGCTTTTATCAACAGAAAAGGATATCCTGCCAGAGTTATGGGAAAATTCCTCAACCAGGAATTTGACATAGTCATACCAACACCCCTCCTCAAAGAATTGCAAGATGTTCTCGGGCGTCCCAGGATAAAAAACCTGGCTAAAGTTACTGATGACGAAATCGATATATTTGTTGAAATACTGGCAGGCACAGGTCTCATTCGACTTGTTGGAGAGTTTCGAAGAAAAAGCCAAAGAGAAACTCTCTGA
- a CDS encoding ABC transporter permease, producing the protein MKFKRLCIVFAFCTFFLYAGLMVSLVYFFKGSLFMETLFSERTLFSIRLSLLAATIATALSLFMAIPSAYALSRYNFMAKNMIDTILELPMIVSPAALGAMVLIFFTNPVGNWLQEHGVRFIFAVPGIILAQFVTTAGIATRLIKAAMDGIPRKYEDVASSLGASPVKIFFTITLPLSKNGIIAGGVLTWAKAVGEFGATVTIAGTMAMKTETIPTAIFMRLSSADIRGTVVLIFILITIGLGMLFGTRILLQKFAKSSHLQKL; encoded by the coding sequence ATGAAATTTAAAAGACTGTGCATCGTTTTTGCCTTTTGTACGTTTTTCCTCTATGCCGGACTCATGGTATCCCTCGTTTACTTTTTCAAGGGATCTCTCTTTATGGAGACCCTCTTCAGCGAGCGGACACTCTTTTCCATTCGTCTCAGTTTACTTGCTGCAACAATTGCCACGGCACTTTCTTTGTTTATGGCAATCCCTTCCGCTTATGCATTATCACGATATAATTTTATGGCAAAAAATATGATAGATACCATCCTTGAACTCCCTATGATTGTTTCTCCTGCCGCTCTGGGCGCAATGGTTCTTATCTTTTTTACGAACCCGGTAGGGAACTGGCTACAGGAACACGGGGTACGATTTATCTTTGCGGTGCCTGGCATTATTCTGGCGCAATTTGTTACGACTGCAGGTATAGCGACCCGGTTAATAAAGGCTGCCATGGATGGAATACCACGGAAATACGAAGATGTGGCCTCTTCCCTTGGCGCTTCACCGGTAAAAATTTTCTTTACGATTACACTTCCTTTAAGTAAAAATGGCATTATCGCGGGAGGAGTACTTACCTGGGCAAAGGCAGTCGGTGAGTTTGGTGCAACGGTTACCATTGCAGGCACCATGGCAATGAAGACAGAAACCATTCCTACTGCAATATTTATGAGGCTTTCTTCCGCAGACATAAGGGGCACGGTAGTCCTCATATTCATATTAATCACGATAGGATTGGGCATGCTCTTCGGTACAAGAATTCTGTTACAAAAATTTGCAAAATCATCACATTTGCAAAAATTGTAA
- a CDS encoding protoglobin domain-containing protein, translated as MEEEIEPDNDLVLSEQERQLRKDYLNFTEKDVIFLKELNGLIHHHADAIVNKFYDHLLKFKETQAFLSDEETITKVKRTQKEYLLMITAGQYDKEYFEHRLNVGKVHDRIKLSPKWYIGAYSFYHRLLFSLIIDTYKDSPEKIKDYIIVLDKIMNLDMQLAMDTYIHSYHAALQEKVRITELQKEKVEAANKAKNEFLANMSHELRTPLNAIIGFSEILRDKVCGDLNDEQMEFAVDIYSSGKHLLQMINDILDLAKVESGKVEFNYEEFEIGWAIETVLNTLSSLISKKGLIVEQIIHNPGEKLYADLVKFKQILYNLLSNAIKFTPSQGKITIQTRIFNDTVDFIEVTVADTGIGIHPEDFHKVFTEFKQIDSSYSRKYEGTGLGMALTKKLVEKHNGTIDFESVVGVGTTFSFSIPIRPTAQPGSKKDIS; from the coding sequence ATGGAAGAAGAAATCGAACCTGACAACGACTTGGTCCTCAGCGAACAAGAACGTCAACTTCGCAAAGATTATTTAAATTTTACGGAGAAGGATGTAATTTTCCTGAAAGAACTGAACGGTCTTATACACCACCATGCCGATGCTATCGTAAACAAGTTTTACGATCACCTCTTAAAATTTAAAGAGACCCAGGCCTTTTTGTCAGATGAAGAAACCATTACAAAAGTAAAACGAACGCAAAAGGAATATCTCCTCATGATAACCGCGGGACAGTATGATAAAGAATACTTTGAACATCGATTAAATGTCGGAAAAGTGCATGATCGCATTAAGCTGTCCCCGAAATGGTATATCGGGGCATATAGTTTTTATCATCGCCTCCTCTTCTCTCTCATTATTGATACGTATAAGGACAGTCCTGAAAAGATAAAAGACTATATTATCGTCCTCGACAAGATTATGAACCTGGACATGCAACTGGCTATGGATACCTATATTCACAGTTATCATGCGGCGCTTCAGGAAAAGGTGCGCATTACTGAACTTCAAAAAGAAAAGGTGGAGGCCGCCAACAAGGCAAAAAATGAATTCCTGGCAAATATGTCGCATGAACTGCGCACCCCATTAAACGCCATTATCGGATTTTCCGAGATACTTCGTGATAAGGTGTGTGGTGATCTTAATGATGAGCAAATGGAATTTGCCGTGGATATTTATAGTAGCGGCAAACACCTTCTCCAAATGATAAACGATATCCTGGATCTGGCAAAGGTAGAATCAGGAAAGGTAGAATTTAACTATGAGGAGTTTGAAATTGGCTGGGCAATAGAGACTGTTTTAAATACACTTTCGAGCCTTATCAGTAAAAAGGGTTTGATCGTTGAACAAATAATTCATAATCCTGGAGAAAAACTGTATGCTGACCTGGTAAAATTTAAACAGATCTTATATAATCTGCTTTCCAACGCCATTAAATTTACTCCGTCACAGGGAAAAATTACTATTCAAACGAGAATATTCAACGATACGGTAGACTTTATCGAAGTGACTGTTGCCGATACCGGCATTGGAATACATCCGGAAGATTTTCACAAGGTATTTACAGAATTTAAGCAGATCGACAGCTCTTACTCCCGTAAATACGAAGGAACGGGTTTGGGTATGGCCCTTACCAAAAAACTCGTTGAAAAGCATAACGGAACGATAGATTTTGAAAGTGTTGTTGGAGTCGGCACTACCTTTTCTTTCTCCATACCAATAAGGCCTACCGCACAACCTGGCAGCAAAAAAGACATTTCTTGA
- a CDS encoding transposase — protein sequence MALRHKNDLSRLASIKETVSTHQGLSVGAVWAIHEIARELGIVDALGSTRMPVRCTQTGQGKLALWQVIARVIDNELAAFGYNRDGKRGKRVIVIGLLCDKHGTLLSIEVFEGNTQDPKTFANQIKKVADRFGSGEVTLVGDRGMIKNRQIEDMHEYGFNYITAITKPQIRSLIQQGIFQLGLFDQKLSEVIGDDGVSYH from the coding sequence TTGGCCTTGCGACACAAGAACGACCTTTCCCGGCTTGCCTCAATAAAAGAGACCGTATCCACCCATCAGGGATTATCGGTAGGGGCGGTATGGGCTATTCATGAGATTGCCCGTGAACTCGGAATAGTTGATGCATTAGGTTCAACCCGCATGCCTGTGCGGTGCACGCAGACAGGTCAGGGGAAATTGGCACTGTGGCAAGTAATCGCACGGGTAATTGATAATGAATTAGCAGCATTTGGATACAACCGTGACGGCAAGAGAGGAAAACGTGTTATTGTTATCGGGCTCTTGTGCGACAAGCATGGCACCCTGTTATCGATAGAGGTTTTTGAGGGCAATACACAAGACCCGAAGACCTTTGCCAACCAGATCAAGAAGGTGGCAGATCGCTTTGGCAGTGGCGAGGTAACCTTGGTAGGTGACCGGGGCATGATAAAGAACCGACAAATAGAAGACATGCACGAGTATGGATTCAATTATATTACGGCGATTACTAAGCCGCAGATCAGGAGTCTGATCCAGCAAGGGATATTCCAGCTGGGTTTGTTTGACCAAAAACTCTCAGAAGTCATTGGTGATGATGGCGTATCGTATCATTAA
- the miaB gene encoding tRNA (N6-isopentenyl adenosine(37)-C2)-methylthiotransferase MiaB: MNKLDAELSLGLLQEDGYRVVYKINEADVILFNTCSVRQRAEDKVYSYLGTLKTLKREHPEIIVGVLGCMAQKDAESIFKRMPHVDLVCGTRMFSRLPELLARIKTHGSHIVAIDEDQVVDIKRSAAYRPNPYQAFVTIVRGCDNYCSYCIVPYVRGREISRAIVDIKEEVQVLVADGCKEITLLGQNINSYGKGLPGSVSLGDLLAELNGLDGLDRIRFVTSHPKDMTRELVRTMSQLEKVCEYLHMPAQSGSDAILKKMRRGHTATKYRELAHYARDIIPHITIASDFIVGFPGETERDFQETVRLIEDLRFQNSFIFKYSTRTGTKAAELEDNVPDEVKKERNRILLELQKAISLEKNKKMIGKEAQILVEGTSKSNPNKMSGRTRQNHIVVFDGSQELVGKLVDVTIREVTDLTLFGNLSN; the protein is encoded by the coding sequence ATGAATAAACTCGATGCAGAGCTTTCTCTTGGGCTCTTACAGGAAGATGGCTACCGTGTTGTGTACAAAATAAATGAGGCTGATGTTATCTTATTCAACACATGTAGTGTGCGCCAGCGCGCGGAAGATAAGGTCTATTCCTATCTGGGCACATTAAAGACGCTGAAGAGGGAACACCCGGAAATTATTGTGGGCGTTCTTGGTTGTATGGCGCAAAAGGATGCCGAATCAATCTTTAAACGCATGCCCCATGTAGACCTGGTTTGTGGGACCCGCATGTTTTCCCGGTTGCCCGAGTTGCTCGCAAGAATAAAAACTCATGGCTCGCATATTGTTGCCATAGATGAAGATCAGGTGGTTGATATCAAAAGGTCTGCAGCCTATCGTCCAAATCCTTACCAGGCCTTTGTTACTATAGTGCGGGGCTGTGATAACTATTGCTCATACTGTATCGTTCCCTATGTAAGAGGACGCGAGATCAGCCGCGCCATTGTCGATATTAAAGAAGAGGTTCAGGTTCTTGTGGCGGATGGTTGCAAAGAAATTACCCTCCTGGGGCAGAATATTAATTCCTATGGAAAAGGGTTGCCGGGAAGCGTTAGTCTTGGCGATTTGCTTGCCGAATTGAATGGCCTTGATGGCCTTGACAGAATCCGGTTTGTGACTTCACATCCGAAAGACATGACTCGGGAGCTTGTGCGAACTATGAGTCAGTTGGAAAAGGTCTGTGAATATTTGCATATGCCCGCTCAATCCGGGTCAGATGCGATCCTGAAAAAGATGCGCCGTGGCCATACGGCCACTAAATATCGCGAACTGGCTCATTATGCCCGGGATATCATTCCGCATATCACTATCGCCAGTGATTTTATTGTGGGGTTTCCCGGTGAAACAGAAAGGGATTTCCAGGAAACGGTACGGCTGATTGAAGACCTTCGTTTTCAGAACAGTTTTATCTTTAAATATTCAACCCGCACTGGCACAAAGGCTGCCGAGCTAGAGGATAATGTGCCTGATGAGGTGAAAAAGGAGAGAAACAGGATACTGCTGGAACTCCAGAAGGCCATCAGCCTCGAAAAAAATAAGAAAATGATCGGGAAAGAAGCGCAGATACTAGTGGAAGGCACCAGCAAATCAAACCCGAATAAAATGAGCGGTCGGACACGGCAAAATCATATTGTTGTTTTCGATGGTTCGCAGGAACTAGTGGGAAAGCTTGTGGATGTTACCATCCGTGAGGTAACGGACCTTACCTTGTTCGGCAATCTTTCAAATTAG
- the bioA gene encoding adenosylmethionine--8-amino-7-oxononanoate transaminase, producing the protein MLDKKYREQIQSWDQTFLWHPFTQMQDYRKEKPLIIEEGSGIYLQDVDGNKYLDGVSSMWCNLHGHRRKEIDDAIKAQLDKIAHSTFLGPTNIPAVELGKKLIEITPERLNKVFYSDNGSTANEVALKMAFQYWQHKGAEGKTQFVALQYGYHGDTIGTMSVGGIELYHKTFSPLYFKTHLTPAPYCYRCPLEKQPEDCKTACLEDLEKILKEHAGKIAAMIMEPLVQGVGGMIMHPKGYLSGVSSLCKKYNVLLILDEVLTGFGRTGKMFACAHENVVPDIICLSKGINGGYMPLAATLSTDEIYNAFLGEYASMKTFFHGHTYTGHPLGCAAALASLQLFEGGKLLDTLQPKIQYLKAGLKRFESLKHTGDIRQCGLIAAIELVLDKTTKEPYPWVDRIGIQVCTEARKHGLLIRPLGHIIIIMPPLIIREEELERMLNSIYESIQVALKEK; encoded by the coding sequence ATGTTAGATAAAAAATACAGAGAGCAAATACAATCCTGGGATCAGACCTTTCTCTGGCATCCCTTTACCCAGATGCAGGATTACCGTAAAGAAAAACCCCTAATCATTGAAGAGGGGAGTGGCATCTATCTTCAGGATGTTGACGGAAATAAATACCTTGATGGAGTCTCTTCCATGTGGTGCAACCTGCACGGCCATCGAAGGAAGGAAATAGATGACGCAATAAAGGCGCAACTCGATAAAATTGCTCATAGCACATTCCTGGGACCAACCAACATACCGGCAGTTGAACTTGGTAAAAAACTGATTGAAATAACTCCTGAGAGATTAAATAAGGTTTTTTATTCCGATAACGGTTCTACGGCGAATGAGGTTGCACTCAAGATGGCATTTCAATATTGGCAGCACAAAGGGGCTGAAGGTAAGACCCAATTTGTTGCCCTGCAATATGGCTACCATGGAGATACCATTGGTACTATGAGTGTTGGTGGAATAGAGTTATATCACAAAACTTTTAGCCCTCTCTATTTCAAGACCCATCTTACCCCTGCACCGTATTGCTATCGTTGTCCACTTGAGAAACAACCTGAAGACTGTAAAACAGCATGCCTTGAAGACCTGGAAAAAATATTAAAAGAGCATGCCGGAAAAATTGCGGCCATGATAATGGAACCTTTGGTGCAGGGTGTCGGCGGCATGATCATGCACCCGAAGGGCTATCTCTCCGGGGTGTCTTCCCTGTGCAAAAAATATAATGTCTTGTTAATTTTAGATGAGGTTCTTACTGGTTTTGGGAGAACGGGTAAGATGTTCGCCTGTGCACATGAAAATGTCGTGCCCGATATTATCTGCCTGTCCAAAGGCATTAACGGGGGCTATATGCCTCTGGCCGCAACACTTTCTACAGATGAAATTTACAACGCCTTTTTAGGAGAATATGCCAGCATGAAGACATTCTTCCATGGGCACACGTATACGGGACATCCTTTGGGTTGCGCTGCTGCCTTGGCCAGTTTACAGTTATTTGAGGGAGGCAAACTTCTCGATACTCTTCAGCCAAAAATTCAATATTTAAAGGCAGGATTAAAACGTTTCGAGTCGTTAAAACATACCGGAGACATCAGACAGTGCGGCCTGATTGCAGCCATTGAACTGGTTCTGGATAAGACCACGAAGGAACCGTACCCATGGGTAGACCGCATAGGGATTCAAGTCTGTACCGAGGCAAGAAAGCACGGCTTGCTTATTCGCCCGCTTGGACATATTATAATCATTATGCCTCCGCTCATTATTAGAGAGGAGGAATTAGAGAGAATGCTCAATAGTATTTATGAGTCGATACAGGTTGCCCTGAAAGAGAAATAA
- a CDS encoding TOBE domain-containing protein: MASKVCGKITKIVQGKIHASVQILWKEIPLSVIITRASCEDMHLSVGDSICVLIKGTDVMLAKAFSGMISARNRAGGRVKKIIRGDVLSKVFVESQGDMLHAIITNTSLGEMNIREGDEITAIVKSTELILSKEF, translated from the coding sequence ATGGCGAGTAAGGTTTGTGGCAAAATTACCAAAATAGTCCAGGGAAAGATCCATGCCAGTGTCCAGATTTTATGGAAAGAAATCCCCTTGAGTGTTATTATTACGAGGGCTTCCTGTGAGGACATGCATCTTTCGGTGGGTGATAGTATTTGTGTCCTTATAAAGGGTACGGACGTTATGCTTGCGAAGGCCTTTTCAGGTATGATCAGTGCAAGAAACAGGGCCGGGGGAAGGGTAAAAAAAATTATCCGGGGAGATGTTTTATCAAAGGTATTCGTAGAATCTCAGGGAGACATGCTTCATGCCATTATCACCAATACCTCTTTGGGTGAAATGAATATTCGTGAGGGCGATGAGATCACCGCAATCGTGAAATCTACTGAATTAATACTCTCAAAGGAGTTTTAA
- a CDS encoding LysR family transcriptional regulator codes for MKVKFKIWIEQDGGVAFAEGRRMLLEAVKRSGSLNAAAKELGMSYRAAWGKIKATENALGIKLLRVTTGGKGGGGATLTREAQELISVYNSYTQKIGVIIENEFNHFFKTIKKRWS; via the coding sequence ATGAAAGTAAAATTCAAAATATGGATTGAGCAAGATGGAGGCGTAGCCTTCGCCGAAGGACGAAGAATGTTGCTGGAAGCAGTAAAACGCTCAGGGTCTTTAAATGCTGCGGCAAAGGAACTGGGTATGTCATACAGGGCTGCATGGGGAAAAATCAAGGCAACAGAAAATGCTTTAGGGATAAAACTATTGAGGGTTACTACAGGCGGGAAGGGCGGTGGCGGGGCAACATTAACCCGGGAGGCACAGGAACTGATCTCAGTCTATAACAGCTACACCCAAAAGATAGGAGTGATAATAGAAAATGAATTTAACCATTTCTTTAAAACAATAAAAAAACGTTGGTCATAA
- a CDS encoding ATP-binding cassette domain-containing protein: MPYRKADLQPITEKELFSIHIKKTWNKFILDVSFHLDFSGITVLFGPSGAGKSTILRILSGLEIADEGKISNGDELWFDKKNRIHRVPQERSVGFVFQDYALFPHMTVEKNVAYGIEEKERLPEVKELLSLVRLSEYKDHYPNQLSGGQKQRVALIRALARKPKLLLMDEPLSAVDWQTRRQLQEDLKKIIKRFQVTTLYVTHDMTEAYKLADHVLVLEAGKIVKRGIPEEVFMGKKLSTRIQLAGKVVDIEYDAIMTAVTVFHADQYFKTLIDPEEIDRLNLRVGDDVVIGAKSSDVVLFKI; this comes from the coding sequence TTGCCTTACAGGAAAGCCGATCTTCAGCCTATTACGGAGAAAGAATTGTTCAGTATTCATATTAAAAAGACATGGAACAAATTTATATTGGATGTATCATTTCATCTTGATTTCAGTGGGATTACCGTGTTATTCGGGCCTTCCGGCGCCGGAAAATCAACCATATTGCGGATTCTTTCAGGTCTGGAGATTGCCGATGAGGGGAAGATCTCCAACGGAGACGAACTGTGGTTTGACAAGAAAAACCGGATTCACCGCGTACCTCAAGAGCGTTCCGTAGGATTTGTGTTCCAGGATTATGCCTTGTTCCCTCACATGACGGTGGAAAAAAACGTAGCATATGGGATAGAGGAAAAGGAAAGACTTCCTGAGGTGAAAGAACTCCTGTCTCTGGTACGATTATCAGAGTATAAAGATCATTATCCCAATCAATTATCCGGAGGGCAAAAACAACGGGTAGCTCTCATCAGGGCCCTTGCCAGGAAACCGAAGCTTCTGCTTATGGACGAACCTCTTTCAGCGGTAGACTGGCAGACACGCAGGCAATTACAAGAAGATCTAAAGAAGATTATAAAACGATTTCAGGTGACAACCCTCTATGTGACACACGACATGACAGAGGCATACAAACTGGCTGATCATGTTCTTGTGCTGGAAGCCGGAAAGATTGTAAAACGCGGGATCCCGGAAGAGGTGTTTATGGGAAAAAAACTCAGCACACGAATACAACTTGCCGGAAAAGTGGTTGATATTGAATACGATGCTATCATGACTGCCGTAACGGTTTTCCATGCAGACCAATATTTCAAAACTTTAATCGATCCGGAAGAAATAGACCGCCTGAACTTGAGGGTGGGGGATGACGTTGTTATCGGCGCAAAATCTTCAGATGTAGTTTTGTTTAAGATATAA
- the modA gene encoding molybdate ABC transporter substrate-binding protein: MRYKICIACVVFFFAILFLSTPAHAEERLMIFVGAASKPATEEAVSIFEKQTGIHVDAVFGGSGYVLSQMVLAKEGDIYFPGSSDYMEKAKREGYVYPETEEVVVYLVPAINVQKGNPKHIKNLKDLTRKGIKVIIANPEGVCVGAYAVEIIEKNLTAREKKRFKKNILNYTESCSKTMTAVSLKSADAVIGWRVFHYWDPETVETIPLKSDEIVRVGYIPIAISTFTRKKALAQRFIDFMLSAEAKSIFQKYHYFSSPEEAFAWIGLKPVGGEYTVPAEWIRQ, encoded by the coding sequence GTGAGATATAAAATATGTATAGCTTGTGTGGTATTTTTCTTTGCAATTCTTTTCCTGTCAACCCCTGCCCATGCTGAAGAACGGCTTATGATTTTCGTAGGCGCGGCAAGCAAGCCGGCGACGGAGGAGGCGGTGAGTATTTTTGAGAAACAGACAGGGATACATGTTGATGCCGTCTTTGGTGGTTCAGGGTATGTGCTTTCTCAGATGGTACTGGCAAAAGAGGGAGACATCTATTTTCCCGGTTCATCCGATTATATGGAAAAGGCCAAAAGGGAGGGGTATGTTTATCCGGAAACCGAAGAGGTTGTTGTGTACCTGGTACCTGCCATTAATGTGCAAAAGGGAAATCCGAAACATATCAAAAACCTGAAAGACCTTACCCGCAAGGGGATAAAGGTGATCATCGCCAATCCGGAGGGTGTGTGTGTCGGGGCGTATGCCGTTGAGATTATTGAGAAAAACCTTACTGCCCGGGAGAAAAAGCGGTTTAAAAAAAATATCCTCAATTATACAGAGAGTTGCTCAAAGACCATGACCGCGGTGTCATTAAAGTCAGCGGATGCCGTAATCGGGTGGAGGGTATTTCATTACTGGGACCCTGAGACCGTAGAAACAATTCCCCTCAAAAGCGACGAGATTGTCCGCGTTGGTTACATCCCGATAGCCATATCAACATTTACCAGAAAGAAGGCACTTGCTCAAAGGTTTATTGACTTCATGCTCTCAGCAGAGGCAAAGTCTATCTTTCAGAAATACCATTATTTTTCATCTCCTGAAGAGGCTTTTGCATGGATCGGGCTGAAACCTGTTGGCGGTGAATATACGGTCCCTGCAGAATGGATCAGGCAATGA